A segment of the Georgenia sp. M64 genome:
CGCTCTGCCGGCTCCTCGTACTCGGGCACCGGCCGGGCCTGCGCCTCCTCGGCGGTCGCGGCCACCCCGTTGCGCTCGATGTCCTCGATCAGCCAGTCCATCTCGAAGATCTCCCGGCGCTGCGCCTCGCTGATCTCCACCGCCAGCTCGCACACCCGCACGTCCTCGATGCCGGCCCGCTCCGAGCGGGTGATCGCCAGGGAGTGGTGGGGGATCATCCCGCGCATGAAGGCGGTGTCGTCCACCGTGGCCTGGCTGCGGTCGAGCGCGGCCCCGCCGCCGAGGAGCAGGAGGCTCACGGCGACGACGGCGACGTTGGCCTTGGCGCTCTTGTACATGTTGAGCATCCAGGCGAGCATCACCAGCCCCATCGCCCCGCCCATGGTGATCGCCATGAACACCCGGCTTTGGCTGAAGCGGATGTGGCTCCACTCCCACGAGCCGACGAACATCACGAAGTACATGACGACCATCCCGGTGAGGATCATCGCCGCGAACCGCAGGTACATCCCCTTGCCGTGGGACTGCCCGTGCCCCTCGTGGGACTGCCCGTGTGCCTCGCCGTGTGTGGTCTCGTCGGATCGGCGGTTGTCATGGTGCGACATTTCGGACATGGGACGCCCCTCCTCCGTTTACGGTCTGACCCGCTCCATCATTGACCTCGGACGCCGCGGCGCAACCCGGCCCGGCGAAACCGGCGCCGCGCGGGCGTCGACACGCGTCCGGCGCCGCGGAGATCAGCGCAGCGCGTATACCCGCGCCCAGTGGCGCTGTTGTTCCGCAGACCCGCCCGCGCACCACCCGCGAGATCAGGGTGACGTCTTGGATCGCCGCGGGAAACGGGCGACGGTCACCAGCGTTTCGGCGTGGTTGCCTTCAAGGTCGGCAATCCTGTCGAAGTCGAGGCGGAAGATCTCCTCATCGGAGGAAGATGCTGAGGTCCTTGCGGCGGCGCCGCGCGGTGGGGAAGTTCGGACCTTGACGATGCAGGTGGCGACGAGGTGGGCGACGTCGCAAAGGGGCCATGAGGTGGGGCAGCCCGTCCGCGCCACGTCCGTGGGTGTGGGCGCGCAGGTGGTTGCAGATGTCGACGGCGATGAGTGTGCCGACGCAACGCGGGGTTCTTCTAGGCGGATCTACGTTCTGGTCACGGACTTCGAGACTGGCCACCCGACTGCAGCAAGGTAGCGGAGTAGCCGGGGCAAGACGGTTCCGGTGCGCCGGCCGCTAGAGTGGATGATGGAGCCGCCGCCTGGCGACCAACATCGAGTCGGCGGTTCCACAAGCGGTTCGAGAGTGGCGGTCATGGGGCATTAATGGGGCAAAAACTGTCGCCCCCAGTCCTGCCTGACCGGCCTCGCTCGTACGGCCACCAAGAGCAAACGCGCAGGTCATCTCCCCTGTTCGGGCTTACTCGGCTTCGGTCGAACCTCGTCAAACCGGGGTCGATCTCCGCAAGGGGTCGCAGGTTCAAATCCTGTCAGCCCGACCGCGAAGTCCCGGAAACTCAAGGGTTACCGGGAGTTCTGAGGTTGTGAGACTTGACCCGGTCATCGAAAACCCATCGAAAACCCCTCCCTGGAACCGGCCTGGCCGCAGGGGTGCCCCGGCTGGTGGCCGACCGTGGCGGTCGTCGCCGATCGGCTGGGGGAGGCTGGCACACCTGCGGGGTATGGACACCGACGATGTGACCAGTGGCAACCCGTGGAGCCTGGAGCCCTTGCTCGACGTGAACGACCTGGCCGCGTGTCTGCGCGTTCCGGTCGCCACCGCTTACGACTGGCGCACGAACGGCAGGGACCGCGGGCGTACCGGTTCGGCAAGCACCTGACGTTCGCGGTCTCGGACGAGCCCTGCGCCGAGGTGCTGCGGGTCTGTCGACGCCGCGTCACGTTGCGCCGGGCAGGCGGCCAGGTACGGGCATCAGAGCGGCTCTCCCCGGTGCAGGGAGAGCCGCTTCGCGTGCTTACCGCCTGGGGGTGAGCTTGAGGAGCTGCCAGCCGCCTTCGGGCCGGTCGTCGGTGGGGTCGGTCATGAGGTTCATGGGGTTGGCCATGCCGAGGAACAGGCCGTCCTCGTCGTCGGCGACCATGGTGCGGATGCCGTAGCTGGCGTAGTTGCCCACGCCGTCGGTGCGTTCGCGCCGTGCGGCGGTGGTGGCGTCCGGGAAGCGCCACAGGTCTGCCCCGTAGAGGTCATCCGGCGCGGGGACGTCGGAGAGGTTGAGCACGCCCTCGGCGCCCTTGGCGAGCAGGTAGCTCCAGTCCATCGTGCCGACGTAGAGGTCGTCACGGTAGACGCCCATCGTCCAGGTGTAGTTGTTGAAGAAGTTCCCAAAGCCCGAGGCGCCGTAGAGCGGCAGGGTGCCCATGTTGTTCGGCGCCAGCGTCCACGTCTGGCCGTCGTAGACGGGCAGCGCAGCCGAGCCGTACAGCAGCTCGATGGTGGGGGAGGCGGTGTCAAGGCCGTCACCCCGGAAGATGCTGATCGCCCGGTGGGAGCCGAGCGCGTTGGCCAGCTCGGCGGCGTCGGAGTCCCAGGGGCCGTAGACGTCGGTGTGGCCCAGGGCCGCGGTGAAGGGCACGTGCATGGTCCCCCAGTAGAGCTGGCCCTGGAAGGAGACAAGGGCACCGCCCCCGTAGGTGGCGGCGGTGACGGGGTCGGGTTCGTAGTCGCCCGCGGTCCATACCTGCTGCCAGACGGACCCGGTGTCGAGGACACCGGCCGCGCCGTCGCTGATCGGCGGGCTCATGTACAACGAGGCGTTGTCCGCGGCGGGCCAGGTGGAGACGTACAGGCGGCCCTCGTGCTCGGCGATCTCGGCCGGCTCGCTGGGGACGGTGCCCACGGAGACGTACTGGAAGGGGTCGGCGGCGGTGCTGCCGGTGTAACGCAGCACCTGGCCGCCGTTGCCG
Coding sequences within it:
- a CDS encoding DUF305 domain-containing protein; its protein translation is MSEMSHHDNRRSDETTHGEAHGQSHEGHGQSHGKGMYLRFAAMILTGMVVMYFVMFVGSWEWSHIRFSQSRVFMAITMGGAMGLVMLAWMLNMYKSAKANVAVVAVSLLLLGGGAALDRSQATVDDTAFMRGMIPHHSLAITRSERAGIEDVRVCELAVEISEAQRREIFEMDWLIEDIERNGVAATAEEAQARPVPEYEEPAERECTSS